Genomic DNA from Segatella copri:
CCTTATTCATAAGGTACATGCAAAAAGTCTCACGAGACTCACTTTATTCCCTTATAAAAGCAGTTTACAACCCATAGGGCCGTCATCCTGCACGCTACTTGGCTGGTTCAGACTCTCGTCCATTGACCAATATTCCTCACTGCTGCCTCCCGTAGGAGTTTGGACCGTGTCTCAGTTCCAATGTGGGGGACCTTCCTCTCAGAACCCCTACTGATCGTTGCCTTGGTGGGCCGTTACCCCGCCAACAAGCTAATCAGACGCATCCCCATCCATCACCGATAAATCTTTAATCTCTTTCAGATGTCTTCTAGAGATATCATTGGGTATTAGTCTTACTTTCGCAAGGTTATCCCCAAGTGGTGGGCAGGTTGGATACGCGTTACTCACCCGTGCGCCGGTCGACGCCCACCGAAAGCAAGCTTTCGATGTCGTTTCCCCTCGACTTGCATGTGTTAAGCCTGTAGCTAGCGTTCATCCTGAGCCAGGATCAAACTCTCCATTGTAAAATATCATTTTTACCTAGCCTTGCGGCTTGGTTTGTTTGTTGTCTGTACTTAGGACGAATATCCTTTTCGTTTATTGAAGCTTAGTAAACCTGACTTGTCAATTGCTTGACGGTTCGTTTCTTTTACCCAGTTTCTTCATATCCCTATATATAATAAGGTGTAATCCAAAACCGCTTCTTGTACTACTTGTCTGTTTATATAAAATCTTTCAAAGAACTCTTTCTTTAGTTGCTAAGAGAAGTTGTATTTCTCAAAAGCGAGTGCAAAAGTACAAACATTTTCCGAAACCACCAAACATTTTCCGAAAAAAGTTTTGAAATTAACGGTATTTTAACACTTTCATCTTATTTTGCACTTATTTTGGTACCAAACACTTTATTATATACATACACGCGCTCATATCTGCGTGTGGGCACACATGCATGCGCATATACATAATGGTACCAGAAAACTATTCTGCCTCCAAATAGAGAACACGAGACGACCAGTCGTTCTTCTTACCCCAGTCTACCTCATGAACATACGGCATTTCCAAGCCATGTTCCATAAGATACTTACCAGAGTAAGATTTTCCCTCACAATCAAGAGGCTTGTTATCAATTACATCAAGTTCTTTTACCTTATACATCTTATTCTCATCCAGACCAGCCATCTTAACTCTTGGCAAATGAACATTATAGAAGTTTACCAATTTCCACCAATAGAAGACAGCCTTGTCTTTTGCTTCACTAACATACATAATAGAAGACAAGCCCTGATTATCGTACGGAGAAACCAAACGATAAAGGTCGCCAAACTGAACAACAGGACGAATCTCCTTGTATTCAGAGATAGCCTTTCGGCAGAGAGCCTTCTCCTCATCCGTCATATTCTTTGGCTGGATTTCCATTCCAAGACGTCCGCTCATAGCTACATCAATACGATACTTCAAAGAAGTAGTGCGGAATACGGTATGGTTTGGCACAGCAGAGATATGACTTGCCATGGCGATGGCTGGGAAGAAATAGCTGGTTCCATACTGCATATAAATACGCTGCATGGCATCCGTATTATCACTTACCCAAAACTCATCAAAACCACGGAGCATGCCCCAATTGGCACGGCCACCGCCACTTGCGCAACATTGAATCACCACATCCTTATACTTAGCACGAATACGGTCGATAACCTTCGCAAATCCCTGATGATAAGCAATGTAGAGATGACTCTGTTCAGCTGCAGACAAGTATTGGCTGCCATGATTCATAATAGGCATATTGGCATCCCACTTAATGTAGGCTATATCTGGATATTTAGTAAGTAAATTGTCTACTACGCCGAAAACAAAGTCTTGTACTTTTGGATTTGAGAGATCGAGCACCAGCTGTGTACCGCCACGTCCCAGAACAGCATCTCGCTTAGGAGCCTTGATAACCCAATCAGGATGCTTCTCATAGAGCATACTGGTAGTATTGGTCATTTCCGGTTCGATCCAGATACCAAACTTTACCTGGTTTTTCCTGGCATCGTTCAGCAAGCCTTCAATGCCATTAGGAAGTTTCTTGGTATCAACCACCCAGTCACCGAGTGCACAGTTATCAGTAACACGAGGATATTTGGTTCCGAACCATCCATCATCCATTACGAAGAGTTCACCACCCATACTATGGATATCAGCCATCATCTGGTCCATTCCCTTTTGGTTGATGTCGAAATAAACACCTTCCCAAGAGTTGAGCAAGATATCACGCTCCTTATCTCCATGTGCCAAGATATATTTGCGCCCCCATTTATGGAAGTTTCTACTTGCACCGCTCAAGCCCTGTGTTGAATAGGTCAAAGCGAGTGCTGGAGTTTTGAAAGTCTCACCTTTCTTAAGATGATATTCAGAGTTCTGTTCGTTAATACCGGCAAAAAAATAATGATATTCGGTATCATCGGTAACCGTCTTCAGCTTATAGTTTCCGCTATAAACCAAGGCTGCACCAATAACATTACCCGCATTTTCCTGTCCTTTACCATCGAGCGAGAACATGACTTCAGCATGATCGGTATGCGAATTGCGGGTACCATCATTGTTTCGGATTACAAATTCTCCTGGCTGCAGTTTTTCATGACTCAACTGTCCCTCAGCAGCCCAAGTACCGGAAAGATGACTCATCCAAACATCTCCGCGACGGATAGGAAGCATAGCCGATGCAAAGGTAGTCAGGGTAACAGTACCCTTTTCACCATTCAGAATCTCGGTCCATGCCTCAATCATATCAACATCATTGTATGCACGATACTTCAAATCTACCTTTATATTATATACAGGATCTTTCAGATGAACGGTCGTAACAGAAGCTTTTCCTTCGTTCTTCACATCACAGCCCGTAGCCACGAGTGCAGTTGAAAGATTGCCATCACTATGACGCATGGCAAGCGCCGCTTCAGCTGGAGTATTCAGTCCGTAAGCCGGATAAGCATCCATACGGCCATCAGTAGCGACCTTCAGATTCTGCAAATCGTTAGGATTCAACTTAGTACCGAAATAGAGATACTGGGCAGGCTTTCCATTCTCAACATCGAGAATGAGCGACATACCCTTTGTATTTACAGATACTTTTTCTGCCATCGCCGGAAGTGCGACAGTCATCAATATAAGTGCAATTGATTTTAACTTCATATTACCTTTCTAAGTTATTAGTTGCGTTTACAATTTCTATTTTGTGAGAGATGATTTCTCATTTTCACATCGCAAAAATATAAAAAAATCCAATACACTCCAATATTTTTTTGATTTATTTTTCGAAGAAAGCAGAAAAGGACAAACAATCAGCAAATAAAGCAAAGAAAACACTCCCGAAATCGAAAGAATTCCTAAAAGATAGTCCACTTTAAGAAATTCTTAGTATCTTTGCAATGTTATAGCTGATAACGATTTAGGTATAGTGGCTTGAATGTCCTATTTCTCAAAATCAGCAGAATGTGTAACGAAAAGATATATAGAGATATGAAACTAAAGATACATTTCAGCCATAAAGAAGAACTTTGGAACTCATGGTCGCATGCAGGAGGTATCCTGATGGGCTTTGTCGTGGGAGCCATCTTCTTATATTGGTGCTTTACGATGCATAACGGATGGGCTACGGCGGGAGTTATCCTCTATCTGTTCGGTATGCTGATGTCTTACATCGCCTCAACGGTTTACCATGCTGTTTCTGCCTGGAGCAAATGGAAGGAGCGACTGCGCAAATGGGACCATGCCGCCATCTACTGGCATATTGCCGGTTCTTACTCGCCAATCACGCTCATTGCGATGCGAGACCAGGGATATTGGGGATGGAGTCTTTTTATCTTTATCTGGGCTTGCGCCATTGCCGGAACCATCATGAGTTTTGCCAGACTCAAGGATCACAGCAACCTGGAGACCATCTGCTTTGTAGGCATGGGATTGTCGGTACTGGTTGCCTTTAAACCTTTGATAGACTCCGTATCCACCGCCACAGTCTGGTGGATTATTGCCGAAGGCGTCTGCTACATTACGGGCGCCGTATTCTACAGTATCAACAAGAAGAAATACATGCATTCCGTGTTCCATTTTTTCGTTTTAGCTGGTAGTATCTGCCACATCATTGCAGTTTGGGATATTCTCATGAAATATATCTAAACGACTTAATAAAAAGCATCAAGGCATCGGGAAGTTTTTGCTTTCCTTTTTATAAAGTT
This window encodes:
- a CDS encoding alpha-galactosidase, which gives rise to MKLKSIALILMTVALPAMAEKVSVNTKGMSLILDVENGKPAQYLYFGTKLNPNDLQNLKVATDGRMDAYPAYGLNTPAEAALAMRHSDGNLSTALVATGCDVKNEGKASVTTVHLKDPVYNIKVDLKYRAYNDVDMIEAWTEILNGEKGTVTLTTFASAMLPIRRGDVWMSHLSGTWAAEGQLSHEKLQPGEFVIRNNDGTRNSHTDHAEVMFSLDGKGQENAGNVIGAALVYSGNYKLKTVTDDTEYHYFFAGINEQNSEYHLKKGETFKTPALALTYSTQGLSGASRNFHKWGRKYILAHGDKERDILLNSWEGVYFDINQKGMDQMMADIHSMGGELFVMDDGWFGTKYPRVTDNCALGDWVVDTKKLPNGIEGLLNDARKNQVKFGIWIEPEMTNTTSMLYEKHPDWVIKAPKRDAVLGRGGTQLVLDLSNPKVQDFVFGVVDNLLTKYPDIAYIKWDANMPIMNHGSQYLSAAEQSHLYIAYHQGFAKVIDRIRAKYKDVVIQCCASGGGRANWGMLRGFDEFWVSDNTDAMQRIYMQYGTSYFFPAIAMASHISAVPNHTVFRTTSLKYRIDVAMSGRLGMEIQPKNMTDEEKALCRKAISEYKEIRPVVQFGDLYRLVSPYDNQGLSSIMYVSEAKDKAVFYWWKLVNFYNVHLPRVKMAGLDENKMYKVKELDVIDNKPLDCEGKSYSGKYLMEHGLEMPYVHEVDWGKKNDWSSRVLYLEAE
- a CDS encoding hemolysin III family protein encodes the protein MKLKIHFSHKEELWNSWSHAGGILMGFVVGAIFLYWCFTMHNGWATAGVILYLFGMLMSYIASTVYHAVSAWSKWKERLRKWDHAAIYWHIAGSYSPITLIAMRDQGYWGWSLFIFIWACAIAGTIMSFARLKDHSNLETICFVGMGLSVLVAFKPLIDSVSTATVWWIIAEGVCYITGAVFYSINKKKYMHSVFHFFVLAGSICHIIAVWDILMKYI